Within Hydrogenispora ethanolica, the genomic segment ACTGAACTCCGGCCTGATCCGGGTCGGGACCTTTTCCAGCGTGGCCACGCATTGGCTGCCCAACATGATCAAGTCGTTCCAAAAGGACTACCCCAACATCGAGTTCGAACTGCTCCTGGGCGACTATACCGAGATTGAAAGCTGGATCATCCAAGGCCGCGTGGACTGCGGCTTTCTTACGTTTCCGTTCAACCCCGATCTGGAGAGCGTCTTCCTGGAGCGGGACCGATTGCTGGTGATACTGCCGGAACACCATCCGCTGGCCGAACGAGAATCCTTTCCGCTCGGCGCTTTGGCAGAGGAGCCCTTTATGCTTTTGGAGAAGGGCGGGAGAGGCGAGATCGCGGAGATTCTTAAAATGCATCATATCGTCCCCAATGTCCGCTTCACGACCTGGGACGACTATGCGATTATGGCCATGGTCGAAAACGGCCTGGGCATCAGCATCCTGCCGGAATTGATCCTCAAGCGCAACCCCTACCGGATTGTGCAAAAAGAACTGGAGGTGCCCGCCTACCGCGAGATCGGCCTGGCGATCAAGGATTCAAAGACCGCTTCCCTGGCGGTCAAACGGTTCCTCCAGTATTTGCAGTACCGTCATCGCGATTGAAGTCCGATTTCCGGCGCCGGAACGATCGAAGGCTGCGGAAGGTGTCCCCATATTACGGCAGGATGTTGCTTTAATTTTGATTTCTTATTAAACTCACATATCGATAGAAGCTTTTATCTTCCGAAACAGCAACCGCCTTCAGGGATGAAGGCGGACGACGCATCTTTTCCCAATGCAACGACATGAATCCCTAGTGTATATGATTTGCGAAAATAACGAACGATCTACCGTTTTTTCGTAAATCATGTGATTTAAAAGCGTTGTGATAAACCCTGCCCGAAGGTCAGGGTGAAC encodes:
- a CDS encoding LysR family transcriptional regulator yields the protein MSIQKYLAFIKTVEYGSLTKAAEALGYTQSGISHMMNDLEAEWGIALLERKRSGVRITSDGLKILPHLQNVCHAHQKLLTEIEELHGLNSGLIRVGTFSSVATHWLPNMIKSFQKDYPNIEFELLLGDYTEIESWIIQGRVDCGFLTFPFNPDLESVFLERDRLLVILPEHHPLAERESFPLGALAEEPFMLLEKGGRGEIAEILKMHHIVPNVRFTTWDDYAIMAMVENGLGISILPELILKRNPYRIVQKELEVPAYREIGLAIKDSKTASLAVKRFLQYLQYRHRD